One window from the genome of Mucilaginibacter ginsenosidivorans encodes:
- a CDS encoding S1/P1 nuclease — translation MKKIVGSVVICIFSLVFISWGITGHRTIADIAERHLNAGAKAAVTELLDGQSMADASTWADEIRNQGAYRKTSSWHFLNLPLGLNHEEFVRTVTTMSNSNVYNEILKTETILKDKTASKDQKTEALKFLIHFVGDIHQPMHVSRAEDKGGNTIQVNFNGKGTNLHSLWDTKLIERQGMSDQQLAAQYDHIGQQKIKAWESTPAIDWAWESYQISSRLYAEVDQMRGRTISDNYYQQHMPTIEERIEQGGIRLAAVLNEVFGNYKTSNSNRVPTKAENQNIICDKVYDGRYFASSGMTLLNLGAAYPNQKLTVVIHKKIGQQFGDNPAEYFRGKRICVRGVQQMYNGKPEIVIKDASQISLEK, via the coding sequence ATGAAAAAAATCGTAGGCAGTGTTGTCATCTGTATATTTTCACTTGTTTTCATTTCCTGGGGCATTACAGGACATAGGACGATTGCTGACATAGCGGAAAGGCATTTGAATGCCGGCGCAAAGGCGGCGGTTACTGAGCTTCTGGACGGACAAAGCATGGCTGATGCAAGCACCTGGGCGGATGAAATAAGAAATCAAGGAGCCTATCGTAAGACATCTTCCTGGCATTTTCTAAACCTGCCACTTGGATTAAATCATGAGGAATTTGTGCGTACTGTGACAACAATGTCAAATAGCAATGTCTATAATGAAATACTAAAAACTGAAACTATACTAAAAGATAAGACGGCTTCTAAAGATCAAAAAACTGAAGCGTTAAAATTCCTGATCCATTTCGTCGGCGACATTCACCAACCCATGCATGTGAGCAGAGCTGAAGATAAGGGCGGCAATACAATACAAGTGAATTTCAATGGTAAAGGCACAAATCTGCACAGCCTTTGGGATACGAAGTTAATCGAACGGCAGGGAATGAGCGATCAGCAATTGGCAGCGCAATATGACCACATCGGTCAGCAAAAAATCAAAGCTTGGGAAAGTACCCCGGCCATTGATTGGGCCTGGGAAAGTTACCAGATCAGCAGCCGTTTATATGCAGAGGTTGACCAGATGCGTGGCCGGACTATTAGCGATAATTACTACCAGCAACATATGCCGACCATTGAAGAGCGGATCGAGCAGGGCGGCATTCGCCTGGCTGCGGTCTTGAATGAGGTGTTCGGAAATTACAAGACAAGCAATAGCAATCGTGTACCAACTAAGGCAGAAAATCAGAATATAATCTGTGATAAAGTGTACGATGGCCGCTATTTTGCCAGTTCAGGAATGACCTTATTAAATCTTGGGGCAGCATATCCAAATCAGAAACTAACGGTGGTTATCCATAAGAAGATCGGACAGCAATTCGGGGACAACCCGGCAGAATACTTCAGAGGGAAAAGAATATGTGTGCGGGGCGTGCAACAAATGTATAATGGAAAGCCGGAGATCGTGATCAAAGATGCCTCGCAAATCTCTTTAGAAAAATAA
- a CDS encoding phosphoadenosine phosphosulfate reductase family protein codes for MKVRHVLGISGGKDSAALAIYMKTNYPDLDIEYYTSDTGRELDETYHLIDNLEIFLGKKILRLTAADNSPELPFDHFLKMYGGFLPSSNARWCTKKLKLEPFEKFVGSDPVISYVGIRGDEEREGYISKKSNIQSIFPFRKNIWSEDIVMKVLSNENISKLTELFKQIDTANSKSVRIQEIISTPVSNSFTQPQKLNQLLDLGIKEFNHLVFEFLKGTNYPLSRETDFPLVTNEDVLVRDDIFKILEESGVGVPQYYKEVAFEINGKNSTYARSRSGCFFCFYQQKIEWVWLYEQHPDLFEKAMEYEKDGYTWMQEESLSDLIKPDRIARIKEDYIKRTERNKNSNSPYLIDILADAEGEGCASCFI; via the coding sequence ATGAAGGTAAGACACGTATTAGGTATATCTGGAGGCAAGGACAGTGCCGCATTGGCTATATATATGAAGACAAACTACCCTGATCTGGATATTGAATATTATACTTCAGATACAGGCAGGGAGCTTGATGAAACTTATCATTTAATTGATAATTTGGAGATTTTTTTAGGAAAAAAAATACTTCGTCTAACAGCAGCTGACAACAGCCCGGAATTACCATTCGATCATTTCCTAAAGATGTACGGCGGTTTCTTGCCTTCGTCAAATGCCAGGTGGTGTACAAAGAAACTTAAGCTTGAACCTTTTGAGAAATTTGTTGGAAGCGACCCCGTAATATCCTATGTCGGAATACGAGGTGATGAAGAACGGGAGGGCTATATCTCAAAAAAGTCAAACATCCAATCGATTTTCCCTTTTCGAAAGAATATTTGGAGTGAAGATATCGTTATGAAAGTTCTTTCGAATGAAAATATATCCAAATTGACTGAACTGTTTAAACAGATTGATACTGCAAATAGTAAATCGGTCAGGATTCAGGAAATCATTTCAACTCCAGTTTCTAATTCTTTTACTCAGCCCCAAAAATTAAATCAGCTACTTGACTTGGGCATTAAGGAATTTAATCATTTAGTTTTTGAATTTCTAAAAGGAACAAACTATCCTTTGTCCAGAGAAACCGATTTCCCATTAGTAACAAATGAAGATGTCTTAGTGCGGGATGATATTTTTAAAATCCTTGAGGAGTCGGGTGTTGGTGTCCCCCAATACTATAAAGAAGTAGCGTTTGAAATCAACGGCAAGAATTCAACATACGCTCGCAGTCGATCCGGTTGCTTTTTTTGTTTCTACCAGCAAAAAATTGAGTGGGTATGGTTATACGAACAGCACCCAGATTTGTTTGAAAAAGCAATGGAGTATGAAAAGGACGGCTATACTTGGATGCAAGAAGAATCACTCTCAGATTTGATCAAGCCAGATAGAATTGCAAGAATAAAGGAAGATTACATTAAAAGAACAGAGAGGAATAAAAATTCAAACTCGCCTTATTTAATAGACATCCTGGCTGATGCAGAAGGTGAAGGATGTGCTAGTTGCTTTATCTAA
- a CDS encoding PRTRC system ThiF family protein, producing MNQLPNIHFTDNYLLHPYNPVTVNLIGAGGTGSQMLTALARMNHSLVALGHAGLQVTLYDDDKISEANLGRQLFAESEIDLYKSVALINRVNRFFGTNWKAITKMFCVKTLLKEPNNGAANINISCVDTVAARYEIATVLKEHAFIKNVGDKILYWMDCGNAQFTGQVILSTLVEIKQPDSKKFTPIATLPLVTDEFKLLLDNEVDNNEPSCSLAEALEKQDLYINSTIANLAGSLLWQLFREGMVENRGFFVNLKDFRVQPLKVA from the coding sequence ATGAACCAGTTACCCAATATCCATTTTACAGATAATTATCTGCTGCATCCGTACAATCCGGTTACGGTTAACCTGATTGGCGCAGGAGGAACAGGCTCACAAATGCTGACCGCCCTTGCACGCATGAACCATTCTCTAGTCGCTTTAGGTCATGCAGGTTTGCAGGTGACGCTATACGATGATGATAAAATATCAGAAGCCAATTTGGGCAGGCAGCTTTTTGCCGAAAGCGAGATAGACTTGTATAAATCTGTGGCATTGATTAACAGGGTCAACAGATTTTTTGGCACTAACTGGAAAGCAATAACAAAAATGTTTTGTGTAAAAACGCTGCTCAAAGAACCCAATAACGGGGCTGCCAACATTAACATTAGTTGTGTCGATACGGTTGCCGCACGTTACGAGATTGCCACTGTCTTAAAGGAGCATGCATTCATCAAAAATGTGGGGGACAAAATTTTGTATTGGATGGATTGCGGTAATGCGCAGTTTACGGGGCAGGTCATTCTTTCAACTTTAGTGGAAATTAAACAGCCCGATTCTAAAAAGTTTACGCCCATTGCTACCCTGCCTTTAGTTACGGATGAATTTAAACTTTTGCTCGATAATGAAGTCGATAATAATGAGCCGAGCTGCTCTCTTGCCGAGGCACTGGAAAAGCAGGACTTATATATCAATTCAACCATCGCCAACCTCGCAGGCTCTTTACTTTGGCAGCTATTCAGGGAAGGGATGGTAGAAAACAGGGGCTTTTTTGTAAACCTGAAGGATTTCAGGGTACAGCCTTTAAAGGTAGCCTGA
- a CDS encoding plasmid mobilization protein encodes MEQENNKTEWLHLRLTSDEKSKIEKAYKKTTCRKLSDYARKILLGKPLIATYRDQSLDDLMAELIKLRGELNAIGNNFNQVVRKLHLHNQTGQLQSWVMRYEADNERLIQSVQNIEQHINKMADSWLR; translated from the coding sequence ATGGAACAGGAAAACAACAAAACGGAATGGCTGCATTTACGGCTGACATCCGATGAAAAATCAAAGATTGAAAAGGCATATAAGAAAACAACTTGTCGGAAACTAAGCGACTATGCCCGAAAAATACTACTGGGCAAACCGTTGATTGCCACTTATCGGGATCAGTCGCTTGATGACTTAATGGCAGAACTGATAAAGCTTCGCGGAGAGCTTAATGCGATTGGAAATAACTTCAATCAAGTAGTAAGAAAGCTGCATTTGCACAATCAAACAGGCCAACTGCAGAGCTGGGTTATGCGCTACGAAGCCGACAATGAACGCCTCATACAATCTGTACAAAACATCGAGCAACACATCAATAAAATGGCGGATTCATGGTTGCGGTAA
- a CDS encoding DUF4007 family protein, whose protein sequence is MEVLDKQSVKYTFSGHDTFQCRQLWLKKGYEFVKENKSFNNESAVVDLGVGKNMVSAINYWLKAFDLLDKDGQPTTIAEYLLDDNGKDPYLEDEASLWLLHYHLVKKGLASTYSLIFNELRREKIEFTKDNFIAFVNRKAESLGFVNINMKTVATDFDIFVKMYKLTNSQGKDIEDTFSGLLTELNLLKFDVRKSDEKTETYYYIDNAERVEIPDEVVLYAIINSGGFDKSINLSAIEQNPDNAGSIFALNRTGLVNKLESIASSKKFKEYGITYTDHAGIKELQFKSIPNPFDILNKYYGI, encoded by the coding sequence ATGGAAGTACTTGATAAACAAAGCGTTAAATATACTTTTTCAGGGCACGATACCTTTCAGTGCAGGCAACTTTGGTTAAAAAAGGGATATGAATTCGTTAAAGAAAATAAATCATTCAATAACGAATCCGCAGTTGTTGACCTAGGTGTTGGTAAAAACATGGTTTCAGCGATCAATTATTGGTTAAAGGCCTTTGATTTATTGGATAAGGACGGTCAGCCGACTACGATAGCGGAGTATCTCCTTGATGATAATGGGAAGGATCCATATTTGGAGGATGAAGCCTCTCTTTGGCTTTTGCACTATCACCTGGTAAAAAAAGGATTGGCATCAACGTACAGTCTCATTTTTAACGAATTAAGAAGAGAGAAAATTGAATTCACCAAGGATAACTTTATTGCTTTTGTGAATAGAAAAGCGGAAAGCCTCGGCTTCGTCAATATAAACATGAAAACTGTCGCGACTGATTTCGACATTTTTGTAAAAATGTATAAGCTTACGAACTCGCAAGGAAAGGACATTGAGGATACTTTTTCTGGCCTGCTTACTGAATTAAACCTTCTGAAATTTGATGTCCGTAAATCAGATGAGAAAACAGAAACATACTATTATATCGATAATGCAGAACGGGTGGAAATTCCTGATGAAGTCGTATTATATGCAATAATAAATTCCGGAGGATTTGACAAATCAATAAATTTATCAGCGATCGAACAAAACCCAGATAATGCCGGCTCAATATTCGCATTAAATAGGACTGGCTTAGTTAATAAACTCGAATCAATCGCCTCGTCGAAGAAATTCAAAGAGTATGGCATCACCTATACTGACCATGCCGGGATCAAAGAACTACAATTTAAATCAATTCCTAATCCTTTTGATATTCTGAATAAATACTATGGCATCTAA
- a CDS encoding relaxase/mobilization nuclease domain-containing protein, with amino-acid sequence MVAVIHVSRRFHNVLNYNEKKVREQVAVCLEAANYPKNAADLSFNQKLKRLENQASLNERTIVNCVHISLNFDPSEQLSGQLLKELTAEYMDKIGFGEQPYLLYRHNDAGHPHVHIVSTNIKADGRRIELHNLGKNQSEKARKEIELKYGLLRPEDSKNRQRYELNPVNVQKVSYGKTATKRAITTVLSKVISEYKYSSLPELNAILQQYNVVADRGTEHSRINKNNGLVYRILNEQGERVGVPIKASDFYNKPTLKYLQERFKVNEPQKANNKARLKNSIDFALLKKEKQTIESLAKALDKEGINLVLRRNEQGYIYGITYVDHRTKCVFNGSDLGKNYSAKAVIERCNAEQNQLKSDAKKSPQIFTKQDNGDSFVESVVSGLGGELLRQEYTGDNMPYDLKKKRKKRKRISND; translated from the coding sequence ATGGTTGCGGTAATACATGTTAGCAGGCGTTTTCATAATGTATTAAACTACAATGAAAAGAAGGTCAGGGAACAGGTAGCTGTTTGCCTGGAGGCAGCAAATTATCCAAAAAACGCAGCCGATTTAAGCTTCAATCAAAAGCTCAAACGGCTGGAAAATCAGGCGAGCCTCAACGAAAGAACGATCGTAAACTGTGTTCATATTTCCCTGAACTTCGATCCGAGTGAGCAACTGTCCGGCCAGCTTTTAAAAGAACTTACGGCGGAATATATGGACAAGATTGGCTTTGGAGAGCAGCCGTATTTACTGTACCGTCATAACGATGCTGGCCACCCACATGTCCATATTGTGAGCACCAATATTAAGGCCGATGGCAGGAGGATTGAGCTGCATAACCTGGGGAAGAACCAATCTGAAAAAGCGCGGAAAGAGATTGAGTTAAAGTACGGTTTGCTGCGCCCGGAGGACAGTAAAAACAGGCAGCGATATGAGTTAAACCCAGTAAATGTACAGAAGGTCTCGTATGGCAAAACAGCAACAAAAAGAGCGATCACAACTGTCTTAAGCAAGGTTATTTCAGAGTATAAATATTCTTCCCTGCCTGAGCTAAATGCCATACTCCAGCAATACAATGTCGTTGCAGACCGGGGCACAGAACATTCGAGAATTAACAAGAATAACGGACTTGTTTATCGAATACTCAATGAGCAAGGGGAACGAGTTGGTGTCCCTATTAAAGCAAGTGATTTTTATAATAAGCCAACCCTGAAATACCTCCAGGAACGGTTCAAAGTAAATGAACCGCAAAAGGCTAACAATAAAGCCCGGCTTAAAAATTCAATCGATTTTGCACTGCTGAAAAAGGAAAAACAAACTATTGAATCTCTCGCAAAAGCGCTTGACAAGGAAGGGATAAATCTTGTATTGAGGCGAAATGAACAGGGATATATTTATGGGATAACATATGTTGACCATCGCACAAAATGCGTGTTTAACGGCAGTGATCTCGGGAAAAACTATTCCGCAAAAGCAGTGATAGAGCGATGCAACGCGGAACAAAACCAATTAAAATCTGACGCTAAAAAGTCACCTCAAATATTCACTAAACAGGATAACGGCGACTCATTTGTGGAATCCGTTGTGTCTGGACTTGGCGGTGAATTATTAAGACAGGAATATACCGGCGATAACATGCCTTACGATTTGAAAAAGAAAAGGAAGAAGCGGAAAAGAATTTCAAACGATTAA
- a CDS encoding rhomboid family intramembrane serine protease has translation MLKDRQGNLPFLYLFAACLAISIPTIVLQNYLLTATGKLTPVIQTSEISQKPITKYYTIANHYIDKQHAVIHRRTEVSGRNNENLTFHVYVACPILDKVPQTRVDNNSTFKLPVAWLGTEYTKGISNHSSDAEKEQAFKELGIEAYNKLREQDLNQFVYLDHIGNNDHRKGYYAAIKEIPQYDGREPLVFESRNEPFEARNGKKLGWIFRSFAIGAIIWFVMLLFPKFNSAEFKKLPEYSFQNQWKSFCKFIQTIRITKKSSVSLIIIAINILVFVIMVFAGLGFISFDGQELYAWGANYRPAVIDGQWWRLLTNIFLHGGLMHLMLNMYGLLFVSIFLEPILGRAKYLIAYILCGLFASLASIWWHPATLSVGASGAIFGLFGVLTALLTTNKVDTSSKKGLLINNAIFIGINLIMGFAGGIDNAAHIGGLLTGILIGYIMYFFVDEPNNKRKKGKSIRPADEVTITTE, from the coding sequence ATGTTAAAAGACAGGCAAGGGAATTTACCGTTTCTCTATCTTTTTGCCGCTTGCCTTGCTATATCAATCCCAACTATTGTGTTACAAAACTATTTACTAACAGCAACAGGTAAACTGACACCTGTAATACAGACTAGCGAAATAAGTCAAAAGCCGATCACGAAATACTACACCATTGCTAATCACTATATCGATAAACAACATGCAGTGATACATCGAAGAACGGAAGTAAGCGGAAGAAATAACGAAAATTTGACTTTTCACGTGTATGTTGCTTGTCCTATTTTAGATAAAGTTCCACAAACTCGCGTCGACAACAATAGTACATTCAAATTGCCAGTGGCATGGCTGGGAACAGAATACACAAAAGGCATTAGTAATCACAGTAGCGATGCTGAAAAAGAACAGGCATTTAAAGAATTAGGTATTGAAGCATACAATAAACTGCGGGAACAGGACCTCAATCAGTTTGTATATTTGGATCATATCGGTAACAATGACCACCGCAAGGGTTATTACGCTGCGATAAAGGAGATTCCTCAATATGATGGCAGAGAACCGTTAGTTTTCGAATCCAGGAATGAACCGTTTGAAGCGAGGAATGGAAAAAAACTTGGTTGGATTTTTAGGTCATTCGCTATTGGCGCAATCATTTGGTTTGTCATGTTGTTATTCCCAAAGTTTAACAGCGCAGAATTTAAAAAGCTTCCAGAGTATAGTTTTCAAAATCAATGGAAATCGTTTTGTAAATTCATTCAGACCATACGAATTACCAAAAAATCGTCTGTCTCGCTGATCATAATTGCAATAAATATTTTGGTTTTTGTAATTATGGTTTTTGCCGGATTAGGGTTTATCTCGTTTGACGGCCAAGAGTTATATGCATGGGGGGCTAATTACCGGCCGGCTGTGATTGACGGGCAATGGTGGCGTCTTTTGACTAACATCTTTTTGCATGGAGGATTAATGCACTTGATGTTGAATATGTATGGTTTGCTTTTTGTTTCTATTTTCCTGGAACCTATTTTAGGCAGAGCTAAATATTTAATTGCATACATCCTATGTGGTCTGTTTGCAAGCCTAGCGAGTATCTGGTGGCATCCGGCGACCTTAAGTGTCGGTGCGTCTGGGGCTATTTTTGGTTTATTTGGTGTGTTAACAGCTTTGCTGACAACTAATAAGGTAGATACAAGTTCAAAAAAAGGGTTATTAATAAATAACGCAATTTTTATCGGGATTAACTTAATAATGGGTTTTGCAGGGGGCATTGATAATGCTGCCCATATCGGTGGTTTACTGACAGGAATTCTCATCGGATATATAATGTATTTTTTCGTCGACGAACCCAACAATAAGAGAAAAAAAGGTAAAAGCATAAGGCCGGCGGATGAAGTCACTATCACTACCGAGTAA
- a CDS encoding toprim domain-containing protein, giving the protein MDKKLNSVSCNTANQIDLVTYLADCGFEPVKVCGENYWYLSPLRSENTASFKINRRLNRWYDHGIGKGGKLVDLGIALFDCSVSEFLKKLTGSVSFHKPSLLPFATLENVPIITVEEVKPIQSPALLKYLCSRKIAIEIALEYCCQVHYSIGPKTFYALGFANGAGGYELRSKYFKGSSSPKDLTLIKNGFHQLCVFEGFFDFLSYLTIYQNRMSGTDYLILNSLSFFEKAILLSAGYNLKRLYLDRDKAGQNCSRQAIAMKQHYLDESGLYYGYKDLNDYLVYKPTNGQQ; this is encoded by the coding sequence ATGGATAAGAAATTGAATAGTGTCTCCTGTAATACGGCAAATCAAATTGACCTTGTTACTTATCTTGCTGATTGTGGCTTTGAGCCCGTTAAAGTTTGCGGTGAAAACTACTGGTATCTTTCACCCTTACGAAGTGAAAATACTGCATCTTTTAAAATCAATAGAAGGCTGAATAGATGGTATGATCATGGCATTGGGAAAGGCGGTAAACTGGTAGATCTTGGAATCGCTCTTTTCGACTGCAGTGTTTCAGAATTTCTTAAAAAACTTACCGGTTCTGTTTCTTTTCATAAGCCGTCGCTTCTGCCTTTTGCGACCCTTGAGAACGTACCAATAATTACCGTCGAAGAGGTAAAACCCATCCAGTCACCGGCCTTATTGAAATATCTCTGCTCACGAAAGATCGCCATCGAAATAGCACTTGAATATTGCTGCCAGGTCCATTATTCCATTGGCCCCAAAACCTTTTATGCATTGGGCTTCGCAAATGGTGCCGGCGGTTATGAATTGCGCAGCAAATATTTTAAAGGAAGCAGCAGTCCGAAGGACCTCACACTGATAAAAAACGGCTTTCATCAGCTATGCGTATTTGAGGGTTTTTTTGATTTTCTATCTTATCTAACCATATATCAAAACAGGATGTCTGGCACGGACTATCTTATCCTCAATAGCCTTTCTTTTTTCGAAAAAGCGATCCTGCTGTCAGCCGGATACAATCTTAAACGTCTCTATCTCGACCGGGATAAAGCCGGACAAAATTGCAGTCGCCAGGCTATTGCTATGAAACAGCATTATTTGGATGAAAGCGGACTTTACTATGGATACAAAGACCTTAATGATTATCTGGTATATAAACCTACAAATGGGCAGCAATAA
- the mobC gene encoding conjugal transfer protein MobC encodes MQTGENEQALRKILDMTRLISMVILGLHFYYYCYHAFQLWHLTAPITDNIMRNVTNTGLFKSFISSKLIALGFLVISLLGSKGRKNEKLNAKTAVAYAISGTLCYFISYLSLLIPADPKTVTIIYISITTIGYLLIMNGGALLSRIIRNRLSNDIFNKDNETFPQEERLLENEYSINLPAQYNLKGKTRKSWINIINPFRSLLVLGTPGSGKSYFVIRHVITQHIKKGFAMFVYDFKFDDLTTIVYNTWLQNKDKYKRPSGFYVINFDDLSRSHRCNPLDPSSMFDITDAAESARTILLGLNREWIKRQGDFFVESPINFLTAIIWFLKKYRDGEFCTLPHVIELMQMDYDSLFTILRTEKEIEVLINPFVNAYLNDVMEQLEGQIASAKIAMARLSSPQLYYVLSGNDFTLDINDPEKPKLVCMGNNPQKIQIYGAVLSLYVNRLVKLVNKKGKLKSSLVFDEFPTIYLNNMDSLIATARSNKVATCLGIQDFSQLRKDYGREQADVIMNIVGNIISGQVTGDTAKQLSERFGKIMQDRESLSINSQDTSISRSKQLEAAVPPSTISSLSSGEFVGMVADDPDNKIERKTFHCEILNNQERLVKEQNSYQGVKQIKKIDSTIILQNYLQVKTDIQEIIISEMERLINDPSLQYLIIKKN; translated from the coding sequence ATGCAGACAGGTGAAAACGAACAGGCGCTGAGGAAAATCCTGGATATGACCAGGCTGATCAGCATGGTAATTTTAGGCTTACACTTCTACTATTACTGCTATCATGCCTTTCAACTTTGGCATTTAACAGCCCCAATAACGGACAATATAATGAGGAACGTTACCAATACGGGTTTATTTAAATCTTTCATTTCCTCGAAACTGATTGCACTTGGTTTCCTGGTTATTTCATTGCTTGGCTCGAAAGGGAGGAAGAACGAAAAACTGAATGCGAAGACTGCAGTAGCTTACGCAATTAGTGGTACTCTATGCTATTTTATTAGCTATCTAAGTTTGCTGATTCCCGCTGACCCGAAAACTGTAACAATAATTTATATAAGCATTACAACGATCGGTTATTTGTTGATCATGAACGGTGGGGCTTTGCTTTCAAGGATCATCCGCAACAGGCTAAGCAACGATATATTTAACAAGGACAATGAGACATTCCCCCAGGAGGAGCGCCTACTCGAAAATGAATATTCCATTAACCTTCCGGCACAATACAATCTCAAAGGCAAAACCAGGAAAAGCTGGATAAACATTATTAATCCGTTCCGCTCGCTCTTGGTGTTGGGAACGCCGGGCTCTGGTAAGTCCTACTTTGTTATCCGTCATGTTATTACCCAACACATCAAAAAAGGGTTCGCCATGTTCGTCTATGATTTCAAATTTGACGACCTGACAACCATCGTTTACAATACCTGGCTACAGAATAAAGACAAGTACAAAAGACCATCTGGATTTTATGTGATCAACTTTGACGATCTATCCCGCAGCCATCGCTGTAACCCTTTAGACCCTTCATCTATGTTTGACATTACGGACGCAGCAGAATCAGCCCGGACCATTCTGCTTGGTCTAAACCGGGAATGGATAAAACGCCAGGGCGATTTCTTCGTGGAGTCACCGATTAACTTCCTGACTGCTATAATCTGGTTCCTTAAAAAATACCGTGACGGTGAGTTCTGCACCCTGCCCCATGTAATTGAGTTGATGCAAATGGATTACGATAGCCTGTTTACAATTCTCAGGACAGAAAAGGAAATCGAGGTACTGATAAACCCCTTCGTAAATGCTTACCTAAATGATGTCATGGAACAGCTGGAGGGCCAGATCGCTTCGGCAAAAATTGCAATGGCCCGCCTTTCATCTCCTCAACTATATTACGTGCTTTCGGGCAATGACTTCACACTTGACATCAATGATCCGGAAAAACCAAAGTTGGTTTGCATGGGTAACAATCCGCAGAAAATACAGATTTATGGAGCAGTCCTTTCGCTTTATGTTAACCGTTTAGTCAAGCTGGTTAATAAGAAAGGGAAGCTCAAAAGCAGTCTTGTGTTTGACGAGTTCCCAACAATTTATTTAAATAACATGGATAGCCTGATAGCTACTGCCAGGAGTAATAAAGTTGCAACCTGCCTGGGCATTCAGGACTTCTCACAACTCCGCAAGGACTACGGCCGTGAGCAAGCCGACGTAATCATGAACATCGTCGGGAATATTATCTCTGGCCAGGTTACAGGGGATACTGCTAAACAACTATCAGAACGTTTCGGCAAGATTATGCAGGACCGGGAGAGCTTGTCTATAAATAGTCAGGACACTTCAATCAGTCGATCCAAACAGCTAGAAGCCGCAGTGCCTCCTTCCACAATTTCTTCTTTGAGTTCCGGCGAGTTTGTCGGAATGGTCGCAGATGATCCCGACAATAAAATTGAGCGGAAAACCTTTCATTGTGAAATTCTAAATAACCAGGAGAGACTTGTAAAAGAACAGAACAGTTATCAAGGGGTGAAGCAGATTAAAAAGATAGACAGCACAATCATATTGCAAAACTATTTACAGGTCAAAACCGATATACAGGAAATCATTATTTCTGAAATGGAAAGGTTAATAAATGATCCTTCCTTACAATATTTAATAATAAAAAAGAATTAG
- a CDS encoding PRTRC system protein B, translating into MKDISKSFGSLYHPFKAIILYKEKEGDKRVYAESYDMSNEGYPVNAHPLSVREGASLAKALDTGGEREQSFLQPTGLLPKNLLYLKHGRLGFALWHTPAMRVNLLFKNDLDIPSGNAAIPELLWMAGREQLNIYALKKGTELKMDTPVYHAPFFNVHPNGNVCMGTVNVDIHSQCSLELFMQQWQEYFFNSYFSHLIQQNSPVKGNIIQLWQSLVGTKKIFPQSQLVKNGRTIKNLIR; encoded by the coding sequence ATGAAAGATATAAGCAAATCATTCGGCAGCCTGTACCACCCTTTTAAAGCTATTATCCTTTATAAGGAAAAGGAGGGTGACAAAAGGGTTTATGCAGAAAGCTACGACATGAGCAATGAGGGTTACCCCGTAAACGCCCATCCCTTATCTGTCAGGGAAGGGGCTTCACTGGCAAAGGCGCTCGATACAGGCGGGGAACGGGAGCAAAGCTTTTTACAGCCAACAGGCTTGCTGCCAAAGAATCTTCTCTACCTGAAGCACGGCAGGCTCGGTTTTGCGCTTTGGCATACCCCCGCCATGAGGGTAAACCTATTATTTAAAAACGATTTAGACATACCATCGGGCAATGCAGCCATCCCTGAATTATTATGGATGGCGGGCAGGGAACAGCTAAATATCTATGCCCTGAAAAAGGGAACGGAACTGAAAATGGACACCCCAGTCTACCATGCACCATTCTTCAATGTCCACCCCAACGGCAATGTTTGTATGGGCACAGTGAACGTTGATATACATAGTCAATGTTCCCTTGAATTATTTATGCAACAGTGGCAGGAGTACTTTTTCAATAGCTATTTCAGCCACCTGATACAACAAAACAGCCCTGTAAAAGGCAATATTATACAGCTATGGCAAAGTCTTGTCGGCACAAAGAAAATCTTTCCTCAATCCCAACTTGTAAAAAACGGTCGAACTATTAAAAACTTAATCAGATGA